The following coding sequences are from one Coffea arabica cultivar ET-39 chromosome 11e, Coffea Arabica ET-39 HiFi, whole genome shotgun sequence window:
- the LOC140021234 gene encoding uncharacterized protein: MAGIDGDPDFVSIHEYYAYKLQMRNDDESFLLHFGRLFQQYVVDMYVKLESQRLDYLRTQQEEFRKEFLQGIVNSIGTGEVRVANVGQRVFLPASFIGGPRNIRRRYIDAMTLVQKFGKPDIFLTMICNPNWLEIKEHLLPTEEAQNRPDLVVRVFCAKLEELKNELLKKNIFGEVVAYTYVIEFQKRGLPHVHFLLMLKPQHKMFIPDEYDKIVSVEIPDKIKYLHLYRMVKKHMMHSPCGVLNPSNVCMTKHGCCKNSYPKEFSEQTIQTLDSYPKYRRRNNGVKIKVRKQKLDNRWVVPHNAYLLAKFNCHINVEICSTIQAVKYIYKYICKWHDRISFLINSDNPNNQIDEIQQYQAARWVSPPEAVWRLFQFSMGEIKLAIIHLQSHLPNFQPIHFKKHETLNNIVKNPRNKKTMLTEFFYMNRTDSVAQELNCTYAQFLDHFVWLADEKRWKIRDKGDSIGRINTAHPSEGERYYLRLLLSKVRAPKSFEDLITHNGVQVTTFREAVLLRGLLEDDNSQEICLQEASLFHMPYEMRRLFATLLVYSCPNDPKQPWTKFEAVMSEDFMRNTELSAREIKRKVLE; this comes from the coding sequence ATGGCAGGAATAGACGGCGATCCTGATTTCGTTTCCATCcatgaatactatgcctataaATTGCAAATGAGAAATGATGATGAATCTTTCTTATTGCACTTTGGTAGGCTATTTCAGCAATATGTTGTTGATATGTATGTTAAACTTGAATCACAAAGATTAGATTATTTGAGAACCCAGCAAGAAGAATTTAGAAAAGAGTTCTTACAAGGTATAGTAAACTCAATAGGTACTGGTGAAGTCCGGGTAGCAAATGTCGGTCAAAGAGTATTTTTACCAGCTAGCTTTATTGGAGGACCAAGAAATATAAGAAGAAGATACATAGATGCAATGACTTTGGTCCAAAAATTTGGCAAGCCGGATATATTCTTGACCATGATTTGCAATCCTAATTGGCTAGAAATAAAAGAACATTTGTTGCCAACAGAGGAAGCCCAAAATCGACCAGATTTGGTTGTAAGGGTCTTTTGTGCTAAACTAGAAGAATTAAAGAATGAgcttttgaagaaaaatatttttggagaaGTGGTAGCCTATACATATGTGATAGAATTTCAAAAAAGAGGCCTGCCacatgttcattttcttttaatgtTAAAGCCTCAGCACAAAATGTTCATCCCTGATGAATATGATAAAATTGTCAGTGTAGAAATtccagataaaataaaatatctacACCTGTACAGAATGGTTAAAAAACACATGATGCACAGCCCTTGTGGTGTGTTGAACCCATCAAATGTTTGCATGACTAAGCATGGTTGCTGCAAAAATTCTTATCCAAAAGAGTTTTCTGAGCAAACAATTCAGACACTAGATTCCTATCCAAAATATCGAAGAAGAAACAATGGTGTTAAAATTAAAGTCAGAAAACAAAAGCTTGATAATAGATGGGTCGTTCCTCATAATGCATATTTACTTGCTAAGTTCAATTGCCACATTAATGTTGAGATCTGCTCAACAATTCAGGCTGTCAAATATATTTACAAGTATATATGCAAATGGCATGATCGAATCAGTTTCCTTATCAATTCTGATAATCCAAACAATCAGATTGATGAAATTCAGCAATATCAGGCAGCTCGATGGGTTTCGCCGCCTGAGGCTGTTTGGAGACTATTTCAATTTTCCATGGGAGAAATTAAACTGGCTATCATTCACCTACAATCGCATCTTCCAAATTTTCAGCCAATTCACTTCAAGAAACATGAAACTTTAAATAACATAGTCAAAAACCCAAGAAATAAGAAGACAATGTTGACTGAATTTTTCTATATGAATAGAACAGATTCAGTTGCACAAGAACTAAATTGCACATATGCTCAATTTCTAGACCATTTTGTCTGGTTAGCTGATGAAAAACGTTGGAAAATTAGAGATAAGGGAGATTCTATAGGTCGAATAAATACAGCTCATCCATCTGAGGGAGAAAGATATTACCTTAGACTTCTTTTGTCTAAAGTCCGTGCTCCAAAGTCTTTTGAAGACTTAATAACTCATAATGGAGTGCAAGTTACCACCTTTCGTGAGGCGGTGCTTTTGCGTGGCCTACTTGAGGATGATAACAGCCAGGAAATTTGTCTCCAAGAAGCGTCTCTTTTTCATATGCCTTATGAAATGAGACGACTTTTTGCTACGCTATTAGTTTATTCCTGTCCTAATGACCCCAAACAGCCATGGACAAAATTTGAGGCTGTCATGTCCGAAGATTTCATGAGAAATACTGAATTGTCTGCTAGAGAAATCAAACGAAAAGTTTTAGAGTAA
- the LOC113718163 gene encoding ATP-dependent DNA helicase PIF1-like: MGKNIASFGLLPNNYSFSDVENQTRDVLAEKSIKVLEEDLNAISLLNQNQRHAFEVISKRVYENKNGEFFVDGPSGTRKSFLYRALLADIRSKGYIALATATSGIAASILPRGRTAHSRFKIPTDTSEGRACKISKQSSLANMIKECKLIIWDEAPMCMRSAIETLNDFLRDLMYSDKIFGGKVIVLGGDFRQTLQVVRKGSQSETIATSLINSPIWLALEKLELTQNMRARFDPSFTDFLLRVGDGTDQAEDDSLIQLPSSILVSNGSQNASLHDLIDMVYPHIQH; encoded by the coding sequence ATGGGAAAAAATATAGCTTCATTTGGCTTACTTCCTAATAATTACTCATTCTCAGATGTAGAGAACCAAACAAGAGATGTATTGGCTGAAAAAAGCATAAAAGTCCTTGAAGAGGACTTAAATGCAATTTCTTTGCTTAATCAGAACCAAAGGCATGCATTTGAAGTTATATCTAAAAGAGTTTATGAAAATAAGaatggtgaattttttgttGATGGCCCTAGTGGGACTAGAAAATCTTTTCTTTATAGAGCGTTGTTAGCTGATATTAGGTCAAAGGGCTATATAGCATTAGCGACAGCCACATCAGGTATTGCAGCATCAATACTACCTAGAGGTAGAACCGCTCACTCTCGGTTTAAAATACCAACTGATACCTCAGAGGGTAGAGCATGCAAAATTAGCAAACAAAGCAGTTTGGCAAATATGATTAAGGAAtgcaaattaattatttggGATGAGGCTCCAATGTGCATGAGATCTGCGATTGAAACTTTAAATGATTTTCTAAGAGATCTTATGTATTCAGATAAGATCTTTGGTGGGAAAGTAATTGTTCTTGGGGGTGATTTCAGGCAAACCTTACAAGTGGTTCGTAAGGGAAGCCAATCTGAAACCATTGCTACTTCTTTGATTAATTCCCCTATTTGGCTAGCTCTTGAAAAATTAGAGCTCACACAAAACATGAGGGCTCGGTTTGATCCCTCATTCACTGATTTCTTATTAAGGGTTGGTGATGGCACTGACCAAGCTGAAGATGACAGTCTCATACAACTGCCTTCTTCTATTTTGGTTAGCAACGGTTCACAGAATGCATCGCTTCATGATCTAATAGATATGGTTTATCCCCACATTCAACATTGA